One segment of Pan paniscus chromosome 20, NHGRI_mPanPan1-v2.0_pri, whole genome shotgun sequence DNA contains the following:
- the LOC100976996 gene encoding LOW QUALITY PROTEIN: phosphoglycerate kinase 1-like (The sequence of the model RefSeq protein was modified relative to this genomic sequence to represent the inferred CDS: inserted 1 base in 1 codon), with amino-acid sequence MSLSNKLMLDKLDVKGKPVVMRVDFNFPMKNNQITNNWRIKAAVPSIKFCLDNGSKSVVLISHLDWPDGVPMPDKYSSEPVAVELKSLLGKDVLFLKDCVGPEVEKACTNPAAGSVILRENLCFHVEEXGKGKDASGNKANADPAKLEAFQASLPKLGDVYVNDAFGTAHRAHSSMAEVNLPQKAGGFLMKKELNYFAEALESPERPFLAILGRTKVADKIQLIKNMLGKVNEMIIGSGMACTFLKVLSNMEIGTSLFDEEGAKIVKDLMSKAEKNGVKIILPVDFVTAGKFDENTKTGQATVASGIPAGWLGLDCGPESSKKYAEAVTQAKQIVWNGPVGFFGVFWVFEWEAFARGTKALMDEVVKATSRGCIIIVGGGDTATCCAKWNMEDKVSQVSTGGGAGLELLEGKVHPGVDTLGNI; translated from the exons atgtcactttctaacaagCTGATGCTGGACAAGCTGGACGTGAAAGGGAAGCCGGTCGTTATGAGAGTCGACTTCAATTTTCCTATGAAGAACAACCAGATAACAAACAACTGGAGGATTAAGGCTGCTGTCCCAAGCATCAAATTCTGCTTGGACAATGGATCCAAGTCAGTAGTCCTTATAAGCCACCTAGACTGGCCTGATGGTGTCCCTATGCCTGACAAGTACTCCTCAGAGCCAGTTGCTGTAGAACTCAAATCTCTGCTGGGCAAGGATGTTCTGTTCTTGAAGGACTGTGTAGGCCCAGAAGTGGAGAAAGCCTGTACCAACCCAGCTGCTGGGTCTGTCATCCTGCGGGAGAACCTCTGCTTTCATgtggagg gagggaagggaaaagatgCTTCTGGGAACAAGGCTAACGCTGATCCAGCCAAATTAGAAGCTTTCCAAGCTTCACTTCCCAAGCTAGGGGATGTCTATGTCAATGATGCTTTTGGCACTGCTCACAGAGCCCACAGCTCCATGGCAGAAGTCAATCTGCCACAGAAGGCTGGTGGTTTTTTGATGAAGAAGGAGCTGAACTACTTTGCCGAGGCCTTGGAGAGCCCAGAGCGACCCTTCCTGGCCATCCTGGGCAGAACTAAAGTTGCAGACAAGATCCAGCTGATCAAGAATATGCTGGGCAAAGTCAATGAGATGATTATTGGTAGTGGAATGGCTTGTACCTTCCTTAAGGTGCTCAGCAACATGGAGATTGGCACTTCTCTGTTTGATGAAGAGGGAGCCAAGATTGTCAAAGACCTAATGTCCAAAGCTGAGAAGAATGGTGTGAAGATTATCTTGCCTGTTGACTTTGTCACTGCTGGCAAGTTTGATGAGAATACCAAGACTGGCCAAGCCACTGTGGCTTCTGGCATACCTGCTGGCTGGCTGGGCTTGGACTGTGgccctgaaagcagcaagaagtATGCTGAGGCTGTCACTCAGGCTAAGCAGATTGTGTGGAATGGTCCTGtggggttttttggggtttttt GGGTTTTTGAATGGGAAGCTTTTGCCCGGGGAACCAAAGCCCTCATGGATGAGGTGGTGAAAGCCACTTCTAGGGGCTGCATCATCATCGTAGGTGGTGGAGACACTGCCACTTGCTGTGCAAAATGGAACATGGAGGATAAAGTCAGCCAGGTGAGCACTGGGGGTGGTGCCGGTTTAGAGCTCCTAGAAGGTAAAGTCCATCCTGGGGTTGATACTCTTGGCAATATTTAG